Part of the Niallia alba genome is shown below.
CATAATTCCTTTTATCTGTGTCTCAGCCATTTCCTCTAATTGATCCGTAAATACTTTAGCAGTATTATATTTCCCTCTTAATTCAATCATTTTGATCACTTCCTTTTTTATTTTCTTTTAGAATTTGTTTAACCGAATACTCATTGACGTACAACTTCAATCTGTTATAGACTTAATATAACAGATGAAAATAGCATGAGAGGGGAAAAAATAATGAATTCTGTTTATATAGGAATCTCTCTACAAGTATTACTTGCTGTGTTACTTCCTATCTTGCTTATGGTATATTTACAAAGAAAAAAAATGATGTCATGGAAGTCTTTACTTATTGGTATACTTATCTTTATTGTATTTTCACAGATCTTAGAAAAAGTCGTTCATTTCCTAGTGCTTGCTCCAACTGGCACTGAATTAAAATGGAGCACGAATCCTTATATCTTTGCATTATATGGAGGCCTAGCTGCTGGTCTTTTTGAAGAAATTGGGCGCTATTTTGCTTTTACGGTTTTATTGAAAAACCATCATCAATTTAATGATGGACTTTCCTATGGATTAGGACATGGTGGAATAGAAGCTATATTTATTGGTGGTATGAGTGCGCTGAATTCTCTGCTTATCTCCTCCATGATAAAAACCGGAAACTTAGAAACGATATTAGGTGCCGCAGCCACCCCTGAAGAAATTAACAGCATAAAGGAACAATTTGAACAGGCAAATATAATGCTGTTTGCGACTGGCGGTTTAGAACGAGTCTTTGCATTAGCTTTGCATCTTGCTTTATCGATTTTACTACTATATGCGGTTAGACAGCAAAAATTTAAGTATGTTATTTACGCGATACTTATTCATGCTGCTATTAATTTCTTGCCAGCACTTTATCAAGCAGGAACTGTGACAAACCTAGTTGTAATTGAAATATTCTTAGGGGTAGTTGCTGTTCTGTCTATTGTCTTTATTGTGAAAATGAAGCCAAAATTTGAGAACTAAACTTTTATGGAAGCAGGGACATAAGTATTTTCAATCAAATAACCCCGAACGATTATACGTACATGCAAAGTGAACTGCCCACTGTCAAGTAGACAGTGGAAATAATAAAAAAGATCTAAGCGGCTTTAACTCTATATTCCATAGGGCTAAGGCCGTTTAATCGTTTTTGATATCTATTGTGTAGTGACCCCTAAAAGTTAGACACGGTTATTTCATTAGGCAACTTGTTCAAAATGAGTTCGGTATTGTACCGGATTCATTTTCAATTTTCCATAGGAGTGGTTCCCCTGTCGATGTTATATAGATTACTTCCCATTTATTATCTTTCCATTCTAATAAACTATAGCCATATTGTTTATCACTAGAAAGATGAGGAATAAAAACATGCTTACCATCTAAGGCAATTTGTTTTAAAATAGTATCTATATTTAATTCACCAGTGTCTAAAATCATTTTCTTTAAACGATTTTCATTTGGGATTGAAGAAGGCGTACGATGATTATCAGTTATGGGAAGGAAAATACACAAACATATAGCAATCATTACTACAACTAGTAAACACCATAACCATTTATACCTCATTTTATTGCTACCTCCCTCTTAAGATAGATTTAGAGGTTCGAAAATAGTACTGACTCTTTTCAGTTGATATAATCATGCCTTTTCCATCTGTTTCAATATAAATAGTAGATTCATAGCCACTTCCCCACTTTGAGTTTGCACCCAATAGAATATAGGGAAAGCGCTCCGTTGTTTGATAAGATGCATATTCTTCATCATCTAATTCTTCTTCCATTACTTCTGGGAATGATTCATAATACCATTGTTGTGTATCCTCCAAAATCAAACATCTGCTTGCTCCAATCTAGAAAACTCTTCATTTTTTCATCCTTATTTTTGCATGTTTACCAAATAACAACATCACCTTATAGGAAAAATGAATGATATGTATCTCGTATAAATAAGATATTATTAGAAGATTTTATCTCCTTATGATAAGATACGGTTATGTGTGTAAATAGGAAAACAATTGAAATAGTAGTTTAAGGAGTGCAGTGAATGGAAAATTGGATTTTAGAAACAATGGAAAATTTCGGATACATAGGTATACTTTTGTTAATTACGCTCGAAAATATCTTCCCCCCTATTCCTTCAGAAGTAATCTTAACCTTTGGAGGTGCGATGACTGTAAAAACAGGGATGACTGTAACAGGAGTTGTCATTGTTTCTACAATTGGATCGGTTCTTGGAGCAATCATTCTTTATTACATCGGTTCCATTTTAGAAATAAAAAGATTAGAAAAAATTGTTGATAAATGGGGGCATATCCTCCGATTAAAAAGAGAAGACCTATATAAAGCAGATCGTTGGTTTGAAAAATATGGCTATTGGACAGTCTTTTTCTGTCGCTTTATTCCACTTATTCGCAGCTTAATTTCGCTTCCAGCAGGTATGGCAAAAATGAATTTTGGTATCTTTTTATTTTTAACAACAATTGGTACTTTCACATGGAATTTTGTTCTAATTCGCATTGGGGCGGCAGTGGGTGACTCATGGGAAGATATCGTTCATTACATGGATTTATACTCAAATGTCGCATACGCGCTTATTGCCATTATAGGACTTGCTTTCATCGGGCTTTATATTTATAAAAGAGT
Proteins encoded:
- a CDS encoding DedA family protein, which gives rise to MENWILETMENFGYIGILLLITLENIFPPIPSEVILTFGGAMTVKTGMTVTGVVIVSTIGSVLGAIILYYIGSILEIKRLEKIVDKWGHILRLKREDLYKADRWFEKYGYWTVFFCRFIPLIRSLISLPAGMAKMNFGIFLFLTTIGTFTWNFVLIRIGAAVGDSWEDIVHYMDLYSNVAYALIAIIGLAFIGLYIYKRVIKQK
- a CDS encoding YhfC family intramembrane metalloprotease is translated as MNSVYIGISLQVLLAVLLPILLMVYLQRKKMMSWKSLLIGILIFIVFSQILEKVVHFLVLAPTGTELKWSTNPYIFALYGGLAAGLFEEIGRYFAFTVLLKNHHQFNDGLSYGLGHGGIEAIFIGGMSALNSLLISSMIKTGNLETILGAAATPEEINSIKEQFEQANIMLFATGGLERVFALALHLALSILLLYAVRQQKFKYVIYAILIHAAINFLPALYQAGTVTNLVVIEIFLGVVAVLSIVFIVKMKPKFEN